The Nematostella vectensis chromosome 11, jaNemVect1.1, whole genome shotgun sequence nucleotide sequence GTATGttattttgttgaaaaaaaaaatgatatgcATAGGTAATCTAGTCATCTAAATATAGTTTTCCATACTCATATTCTAAATCAGCGTACTTTTACCTTGAACGTAAAAGATTATTTTTGATCGCTTTTGCCTCACTTCGATCAAGCGACTTGTTGTACCAGAGTAAATAAAGAGATAAACCAAAAAGTGAAGCGGACTCTGAAAGCTTTTCGAGGACCGTAGTTGCAGACCTGACTTTGAGGTCATGATTACTTAATTAAACAATTGGAACGCATTCTAAGACTGATGTTATTTGGTAGGCTCACTGATGTCGTAGGCTTACTGGTCTTATAAGTCGCTCCTtactttttatgttttatacCCGGGGTGGGGGCGGACTTCTATTAAAACAGACTTGGGTGCTcgacagcaaaatcaattttaaccttGAGGGATAGCACTGAGGGTGTGGTGTAACACCTGCACGCGATTCCTAAAACCATCACGATAATCAGTTATGTGGATCCAACTTCATTATTCATGTTTCTCCCACCTTGAATTATCATTTCTCCAGAAATGGAAGTATCATACAGATAATACGCTACGGAGAAAAGGAGGATGGTTTCTACTTCATTGATAAGGCAGAGAGAAGAGCTGCTCTCCACAAAGACCCAAAAagcaggggcgtacgcagtcAAAGCACTCAGAAGCTGAATGCGGGCGTGGCCCCTTATCCCGCATCcccgtgaagatttcataactcccgctTATGGGTTTGAGAttggcgtcaatgcgtcaatgcgtcagacttttcagaatattacacgatcctctgtcatcctcgatctgaAATAGGACTTCAGTAGTCGCCTGGCACTGAACGACTtaacaatatgtttggaaatcatctgtagactACAATGATTAGGAAAATTATAGTCtttatcctcatcatatatataaaactacgtacataaaaatgaatgaggaagcatttgatttttttcccctcttaatgcaaataagatcgccaaattcttttgcagtccagtgactgcaggcctataggctgcgtacgccccagaaaaatatttatatctcTATatcctccccttcccttttcTCCTTTCATCAATTCTTCATCAACCCTGTCTTccactctccccccccccccccccttctccatAAATCCTTTCCCCACCCACTTTTCATCCCACGCATTTCACTTACTAGATTAGTTTTCTATTCCTAAGACAAAAGCCCTGTCTTCAATCGAGAAGACAACGAGAACGGTGAGTATCAGTAATATAAAAGCCTTATTCAAGCGTTCAAGCGGTTTACCGTTTCAAAGATCACAGTATATTTCAGTGCCATTATTTTAGCTCATAGATAAATGCTGGTAGGCGGaagtttatttcaattttttttgccttcGCCATTTGCCAAATGGAGCAGGTAATTTAGTAGGGAAATATTGTTTTGCAAGATACATGAAACGAAAAGAGCGAGTTATGGTAACGTTAAGTAAAGATTTCCATAAGACCCTAATAAATGATAAGGAGTTCAAGCTTTtccattataataattaaatttATCCGAAAGATCTAAGAGGGAACGGCAAAATGACacggaaaagaaaaacaagagaaaTGATAATAAGTGAAGCATGGACGTTTATatgaaattatttttcttCCACTATAAAATTCTAGTATTTGATTCTATTCTATAGTAAAATACAAGATTAATAAAAACGAATTTTTTTAGACACATAAGGCGAACTTCCCGCTTATTCGACATTCACAGTGCAGCATTAGAAGTGAaattctaaaaagaaaaaaataatgaataaattgaataaaaattaCGATATAAATCAAGTTGCCATCAATAGAAATTGATTCATCACGATTTAAGAAACTACAGGATGATAAAGATCATTAACTGGCTTGACATTACCCCCAGGGCAAAATGTCGGCTCATTTAAAGGCTAATCAACGTGGAATCGAATATTTCACAAGACTCCAGCTCACTGCTCCAGAATATCACAGGCAATACGGCACCGGATAAACATGTTAATAGAATACACCGCAGCTCGTGAAAAGGAGTTCTATTCATGTCCAAAGACACAACAGAAAGAAAGACAATTATACTTTTGGTCCTTCGAGCCGGAAAATCGGAAATCGCGATTCCAaataaaatggaaataaaaataaatgagtAAGCAAGCCAATTCCCCAAGGCAACTTAgcattttatttacaaatataGTTTAGCCATATTATTACTGAGTATTTAGTGGGTGAGCTAAATTGacagaagaaaaaataaaacttctgCGATAAATGAAAGTCACGTCGCGACTTAATAAGGAACAGTCGAACAGCCGAAAGGTGGCATTAAATTTCACCATCAATTTAGTTAATGGCTCCTTTATGCATCTACATTGGATATGCTTTTGCATTTTTAATCGTTAGGGCGATTGAACACTAAAGTGACGCATTAAAGTGATTTGTTTCTCTGTTTCTACCCTATATTTGCCATCACCCCTTGTACGGCTCTTTTCTGTAATTCCCTATGACCATGTGAGGAAGAGGTGGCGCCCATCACGAATCACGAAGTTATTTTTCAGGCTTTCACAAATCACGAATTTGAAAAAAGAAGCTTTCATGAATCCCggttttaacttttatttttttaacgaaTGTATGATTTAATATAAAATCACTGGGGCTCAGTGCATTCAACATAAATCTGTTTCATTGTTCAACAATCTAAAGTCATGTTTATTCGGAAATCTGTTACAAGTATTCGTGTTTTAATTATTCCCCGCGTCTATGGTCATGTTCCACGAATTCAGCCATGCGAAATCAAGAGTCACGGAAGTAAAAATACCCCAATCACGGATCACGATAGAGTACTCGATCACGAGGcacgaatttattttaagGTTTTTCACAAATCACGGATTTAATTTAGGGTCAACACGAATCACGAAAATACTCTTCACCACACCAGCCTGTATGACTCCTACTCTCGCACTTATAACACTTCCTTATTCGCCTGCATGTGCACGTGCTAAAAAGTGCAGGTTGTAGTTGTGGGGGAACCACGATAACAAAAGATCAGATAAATCAAATTGGCATAGACCCTCCCCACGAGGGTACGAGTTCCACTCTTCAGTGGGAAAAAAAATACGACGCACTGAACAAGTGCTAAATACTTTCCAAATCATAAAACAGCCACCTTAAAAGATCGCCAAGAGTTCTAATTTCAGTATTGGACGTTACGCGTTGATCTGTCAACGAGAGCTAGTTTACGTCAAAAAGGTGGAAAGATGCTTCTATGATACCATATGTCACAGTTGTTGATGTTAGTTAAAATTATCTAAGATTTACCGACAAGCAATTAAAGGGTGTTTTCGCAAAAGAAGTGCTTTTGGTATTTACTTGAGCCCTAGGCAAGTTATGAATTGATTTACTTGTGAGTATATTTAAAAACCGATGTACAAAAGACCGACGCTCGACAGCGCAAGAATTGGTAGCAATGTCGCTTTAGCACGGAGCTAAATTGTAGCCGGTTTCgatgtatcgcgacgccgcattttcaaaccATCGACTTGTTATCGGcctttttgggattttctgttccgccagtcaaattagatttagccaatcagattcttgccatctctagCGTAGTGTAGTTGCgcggctttctgtcgcgacactgtctggtttttgtCCAGAGGGAAGcaagggaagtgcacaaaacgagactgattggctcagaattgttttactgacggaacagaaaaccccaaaagccaaaaacaaatcgattttttgaaaatgcgtTGTCGCGATATATCGATATCGGCTATAAGAGTATCTCTCTATCCCCATTCATCCATTTAATCATATAACTTTCGTTTTACCAATCCCTCTTGGCGTAAACCCGGCCCATCCTGTCTAGTTCTAGAAACTCAAAACAAAGAATACCTTGCGTCTCGTCATATTTCTACTAGTCTCCCTTGTCAGCCGTCCGCGTTTGTCAGTCGCGAGAAACGCGGACGGCTGACAAGAAGACTATATTGCTACcgaatacataaaaatatggGGTAAATATGCAATTTGAAACCATTTCAACGCCGGCAAATGAAAACccttcaaggattttttttacaggcgATGTAGCTGTTGGAAATCTTCGGCAAGAGGTCGCAAGACATTAAAAACAGCAGTAAGCAGATACATACAGCATATAAGTGCATGCAACACatgtcaggcccgtacccacgggggaggggggggggaggggtgcattagcacccccccacccccccacaaCACGGAAAGTCCACATCCGATTCGCAATAGGGGCCACGTAGAAGCTATCGGAAGATTTCACCTCATTGGATTGAATTGACGCAACACAGACGAAGAACGGGAATACAATAGAAGAATGAGGGAAATCTAGCCAATCATGTTAGGCCTTACGAGCGGACTTCTTCACTTCTccgcaatagacgtgctatttgtggACAAAGACAGGTTGTGGACAAAGACAGAACTAAAAAGCatacttttttgtagccaaatccaatATTGGCCggccgtggagatactgcaatggcataaaaatatattttatgttcTTTCGGGGATGTTCAGACTTTTGTCAGAAAACTCACAGCCTCCCAacatccctccccccttcccgCTCTGGAAAATTAGGTTAaatttttcggatttcgcccccctccccccaagaaaaatcctgggtagcCCTCCCTAGATACGCCACTGCAACAGGGCCATCAGCATATAACATTGTTGGATCTTGCAAAGCTGTTTGTTTCACGCACATTTTGGCGCTGTTTGCACGAGGCTTTTATACACGAGAGAACAACGGCCGAGCTGCACATTTTATATCAGCCAGAAAGCGTCTCACTATCAACACCAATGTGTTTACAGAATTTCCCTCAGCCActactttgttattgtttacattttaaatacaatggTCTTATCCAAGAAGCCGTGGAAATAACCAACCACAATTGAAATCTTTATTATGGGGTCGTACCGAGTCTCGCTATACTACGCCCACAAGCACTACTGGCCATCTCCTTGtattatttaagaaaaaaagctaggaggggggaggggaggcatAAGTTCCCAATAGCCGTGACGTCACTGCCATAACAACATTTGATAGACATAATGCAAGCACatatctgaaaaaaatgtCGTTTGCGGGGTGTAAAATACCAGAGTGTAAGCGGCCGTCTTTAAGATGTTATCGTAAAGAAAGCTGTCACTCATCAAACCCTGAGATTTTACTATTTTCTTTAGACGAGacaataaatgataatatGGCATCATTATGTCAGCCTGCACTTTGTCTAGAAGCTTTTTTCTGAGTTTTCTTACATCCGCTAAAAGCTTCAAACGGGTGCTTGTCTCCTAAAGATTCCCACGAGAAAATCTATGCGGACGTGCAGCGGAGGTACTACAGACATTGCAAATCTCAATTGTTTACAAAAGGGGTATTAATGCTGAAGTGAACAATTTGTTGATATCAGAAAACGAAATCATAGACTCAGTATGATAAAATTTCGATACCTCTATTCGGGCTAATTCGAACAACGCCAGCATCGCTACTCCAACTCCAGAGGCgtaaacaaaattttttatataaatggCAAAATAAGATAAGCTTTTGTTCTATAAATGCGGAGAGAGGACAATGTCTCATTTTAGCGCTGTTCTAGAGGCATTTTATGGAGCTTTTTTCATGCATCGAGCCTTAAACTTCAAGAACTCCATTTGATACCAAAGAGGCTAAAAGCAGCTTCGAGAGAATATTAAACGCAACCCATTTGCGATAATTTAGTAACCGCACCCCAACCGCATGTGAAGTAACCGCATATCACCCGTGACAACATTATAACTGCATTTCAACCGCGAGAATTTAATAATCTAATCTTTcgaaaaaggggaaaaaatgcCTCATCTTTACAGCGAAAGTGGTCCGTAGCCGCATTTCAACCgcattggtattgtaaaccgCATGTAAACCGCGAAGTACTGAGGACTTCATTTCCAATCGCGAAAGTATGGAAACCAAATCTCTTCAAGTACAGTAATAGTAGCCCATAAAGGCGAATATTATCCAAGAGGTTGCCATTAAATACTGGCCACTTTGCTGTTTAACGCCAGTTTAGTCTCGATCGTTAAGAGATCTTTTAAGAAGCAAATATAATAGCATCTAGATCATTTAAAAGGCACATTTTAAGAGCACCGAGAAAGCAATATATGAACATCTATAAAATCGATATAAAAAATCCCATTGAACATCTGTACACATCGCTAAACAAGCCCCCCTGGTGAGATAACTCCCCGGATAAAGGTGCGGCTCCTGATTGGCTTTTATTGAGATTTATAGCGAGGCCTAGGTATGCCCTTTATTTGAGCTCCGTGGCGTGCTTAACTAAGATTCTGAGGGTGAAAGGAAGTCTAATATTCCACTAATATCAGGTAAATCTtgtgttttgctttttataaACAGTTTGCGCTAATGTTCCAATAGGTTCGACCTTGACTTATTAACACATTATCACAGGTAGCCAGGTTTTCGAACATCGCCTATTTTACAAAGCTGTGCATTATAATTAGAAACACCTGCTCTGTCAATTTCCAGcaatgagtaaaaaaaaaaaaacacttagcAGACCAATATCTGCCTGCAATTTATCCTAAACACGGCCATTCTAGATTGCACTTTTGTGCATAATACTTTTGTGTAAGAGTTAAGTCTACAAAAGTACCTTGATGAATACTTTTCTGAATTTTATTTACTGTAAATATTTTCTATCTTTTCTGTGAATGACCGATTCGAATGACTATTCTTTTACCCTCTAGGCTGAGTTTATATCTTTTTGTCAAGGAATCACAATAACTTCAGTTGCTGAATTCTTATTTCCTTTGGAATCAAAAAACTTGTACTTGATTGTATTACTACACTTTAAAATTGGCATTGTTTCCTAGAATGTGACGATTTTCTTAACCCAACTCACTctctcatttgaatatttctATTTGCTTAGCAACACTTGCTATAAGTAATAAATGCAGTATCCAGAATAGCTGACAAAAAGcacacacataacacacataATATATGCACTCAGTGCTTGTCACCACACGTAAAAACCTTGCACTGGAAAAGACACAAGAGATCTAATTCGTTATATCAGGTACAAAACCGAAGAGTGAGCTAATGGAAAATCTCGCCTCAATTTAATGAAattgaaaaactaaaaaaagacAGCTGCGAACGGATTTTTCAGAAGGTTCAactccaaaaaaaaacaaactataTCTTATTTCGAAGTTAGCTTGAATTGAATGTAATCTAACGTTCTTAAATTCTTATTGTAGGTGACATCGAGTGACACAGTTCATTAGAAGAAGTCTGCGTTGGAAGCTTTGCAAGGAACTCCTTGCTGTTTCCAAGGCAAATTGTATTTGTTAGGTTCATGATAATTCGAATCTTATTGACCGGTACAAGGCTGGCTGGCCCGAGGCAAAGATATGCACTCAAGAAGGATGTGTTATGTTTCGCTTAATGCAAGAATTACAGAGGAAAATGCGAGAAATAGAAAGTGATTAGAAGTTACCAGCTGGTGCTATTTTCATTGTTATTAAAAGTCTTTAACCACTGGGATAACAGACGGACTAGAAAACAGAAATAAGGAGATTTTATACGTAGATTTCTACGCGTAGACAGTGGTACTTGACTGCTGAAACATTCGTTCCGCGATTCTGGACTCGAATCTGAACAAGAGACACTTAACTCGGCAAGATGTCATCGAATACGTTGGTGTACATATGCGGAGATTTCGCTTCGGAAAAAGCAGATGACGAACATCTAAAGGCGCTAGTTTTGAGTAGCGTAGCAACTCACTTCTGCACTCGGTCACATCCGAACGTACGATCGATAGACTCACACTTCGATAAAGCTGAGCTCTACCACACAATAACTCGTTGCTATGCATTTATTTTCATCTTTAGTAAGGAAACAATTGATGATACATTTTATCTGAATCAGTACGGAATCGCAAAGGCGTACGGAGTCCCTATTATAGGAGTACGGGAACCGAGTTATTTTATGCCGAACCCTTTACCGGAGCAGTTTTATTTCACAGAAATAGTGGACTACACGGGAGAAAATAGGGATGGGAAAAGCAACCGTATTCTTCATGGGCCCGTGAAAGCGCATCCCTCGCTTGCAGAGGCTCTTTTGCAGGACTTTAAGATGGCGATGGTTTATGCCGCCGAGTTTCATCGCTCATGTGCCCCAAGGCTTCTCCACAAAGTCAACCAGGCGTGCACGAGGAGCGAGAATGAGAAACAGTTTTACGCGGAGCTAACACGCAGCCAGCAACAACACAATGTAAGTGTAGCGCCTATTGAAATCGCCCCGAAAAACAACAGCCCAGCGACGGCGCATAAGTGCCCGAAATGCGGTCTAAACTTGAATAAACATCAGGCGAAACCCTCGCCACTCATTCGCGCCTCCAGCACGGGTTCGCTTTTACGGAAAAGTGACGCCTTTGATATCGATCATTTCAAGCCGTATAAGAAAACCGCGCTTCAACCAACCACTATAAGCATTCCGGCGCTGCAATACGTGCGTGCGAATACGGCGGAGAGGAGAACGCGGTCGCCGATACAGACTGTAACAACGTGGGCCccacagaaaaaaacaactccACATAAGCCGATTGAACCATTTCGCGGGAAATTACAGACAAGACATTCGCATTTGTACGGCGAGAACGAAAATAGGGACGAAGGAAATAAGCCATCACAAGAAAACCTAACGGAGA carries:
- the LOC116619495 gene encoding uncharacterized protein LOC116619495 isoform X1, producing the protein MSSNTLVYICGDFASEKADDEHLKALVLSSVATHFCTRSHPNVRSIDSHFDKAELYHTITRCYAFIFIFSKETIDDTFYLNQYGIAKAYGVPIIGVREPSYFMPNPLPEQFYFTEIVDYTGENRDGKSNRILHGPVKAHPSLAEALLQDFKMAMVYAAEFHRSCAPRLLHKVNQACTRSENEKQFYAELTRSQQQHNVSVAPIEIAPKNNSPATAHKCPKCGLNLNKHQAKPSPLIRASSTGSLLRKSDAFDIDHFKPYKKTALQPTTISIPALQYVRANTAERRTRSPIQTVTTWAPQKKTTPHKPIEPFRGKLQTRHSHLYGENENRDEGNKPSQENLTEKILLGKGNDSKVAEMPSKSRTIRKQSRVSNTSWSEKLRLKLRRQSSLPVIPTTYLVTSPSGKEKQLSFVKYPPEKSGNTPRNSLLPVFSEDEEQETIHISRAPSPDTSSCTAEKDKDLDIGLAVGNISIT
- the LOC116619495 gene encoding uncharacterized protein LOC116619495 isoform X2, which codes for MSSNTLVYICGDFASEKADDEHLKALVLSSVATHFCTRSHPNVRSIDSHFDKAELYHTITRCYAFIFIFSKETIDDTFYLNQYGIAKAYGVPIIGVREPSYFMPNPLPEQFYFTEIVDYTGENRDGKSNRILHGPVKAHPSLAEALLQDFKMAMVYAAEFHRSCAPRLLHKVNQACTRSENEKQFYAELTRSQQQHNVSVAPIEIAPKNNSPATAHKCPKCGLNLNKHQAKPSPLIRASSTGSLLRKSDAFDIDHFKPYKKTALQPTTISIPALQYVRANTAERRTRSPIQTVTTWAPQKKTTPHKPIEPFRGKLQTRHSHLYGENENRDEGNKPSQENLTEKILLGKGNDSKVAEMPSKSRTIRKQSRVSNTSWSEKLRLKLRRQSSLPVIPTTYLVTSPSGKEKQLSFVKYPPEKSGNTPRNSLLPVFSEDEEQETIHISRAPSPDTSSCRKRQRS